The following proteins are encoded in a genomic region of Drosophila bipectinata strain 14024-0381.07 chromosome XL, DbipHiC1v2, whole genome shotgun sequence:
- the sdk gene encoding protein sidekick isoform X3, with the protein MHGRQRRSAASSLRSKATTKTTIIPRRRRRTTTTTTTTSQQATKVTLLLLLLWNLDSCSCYAESSPQTQQLISQQQLQAPRFTTHPSSSGSIVSEGSTKILQCHALGYPQPMYRWLKDGVPVGDFSSSQFYRFHSTRREDAGSYQCIARNDAGSILSEKSDVVVAYMGVFENTTEGRLTVTSGHPAVFDMPAIDSVPTPSVMWQSEDGPLNYDIKYAFTQANQLIILSAGEGDRRGYRARATNTQLGKEESSAYVHLNVSGDPFVEVAPEIIVRPQDVKVKLGTGVVELQCIANARPLHELETLWLKDGLAVETAGVRHTLNDPWNRTLALLQANSSHSGEYTCQVRLRSGGYPPVSASARLQILEPPVFFTPMRAETFGEFGGQVQLPCDVVGEPTPQVRWFRNAESVDAHIESGRYALSTDNTLVIKKLVLDDAAMFQCLASNEAGENSASTWLRVKTDTAKKRVKRLAQPRILRVRASHAGLGSGSGSGAERGSGSGSGTGTIGKRKDFRFASAPVLEQPPQNVTALDGKDATISCRAVGSPNPNITWIYNETQLVEISSRVQILESGDLLISNIRPTDAGLYICVRANEAGSVKGEAFLSVLVRTQIIQPPVDTTVLLGLTATLQCKVSSDPSVPYNIDWYREGQAAPISNSQRVGVQADGQLEIQAVRASDVGSYACVVTSPGGNETRAARLSVIELPFPPSNVKVERLPEPLQRSINVSWTPGFDGNSPISQFIIQRREVSELGPVPDPLLNWITELSNVSAEQRWILLENLKAATVYQFRVSAVNRVGEGSPSEPSNVVELPQEAPSGPPVGFVGSARSMSEIITQWQPPLEEHRNGQILGYILRYRLFGYNNVPWSYQNITNEAQRNFLIQELITWKDYIVQIAAYNNMGVGVYTEGSKIKTKEGVPEAPPTKVRVQALNSTAARVSWIPPNPQQINGINQGYKIQAWQRRDIDGEWRDFEKRMMTVPPSLIDPLAEQTAVLGGLEKFAEYNVSVLCFTDPGDGVASQQVPVKTLDDVPDEVTALHFDDVSDRSVKVLWAPPRFSNGILTGYTVRYQVKDRPDTMKAVNLTAEDTELTVEQLQATTHYWFEICAWTRVGSGAPKSATIQSGVEPVLPHAPTNLALSNIEAFSVVLQFTPGFDGNSSITKWKVEGQTARNMTWFTICEINDPDAETLTVTGLMPFTQYRLRLSATNVVGSSRPSDATKDFQTIQARPKHAPFNVTVRAMSAQQLRVRWIPLQQTEWYGNPRGYNISYKPLEKTPGAVRGVPRSVVIEDHTANSHVLEGLEEWTVYEVRMNACNDVGCSRESGTAVERTREATPSYGPLDVQANATSSTTVVVRWGEVPKQHRNGQIDGYKVFYAAADRAGQPVLHKTIPSNSTFTTTLTELKKFVVYHVQVLAYTRLGNGALSAPPIRVQTFEDTPGVPSNVSFPDVTLTMARIIWDDPIDPNGEIQAYQVTYTLNGSANLNYSREFPPSDRTFRATQLLPEKYYSFSVTAQTRLGWGKTATALVYTTNNRERPQAPSVPQVSRSQIQAHQITFSWTPGRDGFAPLRYYTVEMRENEGRWQPLPERVDPLLSSYTALGLRPHTTYQFRIQATNDLGPSAFSRESVVVRTLPAAPAVGVGGLKVVPITTTSVRVQWSALETGMWNGDAATGGYRILYQQLSDFPTALQSTPKTDVLGINVNSVVLADLQQDRNYEIVVLPFNSQGPGPATPPAAVYVGEAVPTGEPRAVDAAPISSTEVRLLWKPPKQSMQNGDILGYKIFYLVTYSPQALEPGRKWEEEIEVVSATATSHSLVFLDKFTEYRIQLLAFNPAGDGPRSAPITVKTLPGVPSAPLNLRFADITMQSLEVTWDPPKFLNGEILGYLVTYETTEENEKFSKQVKQKVSNTTLRVQNLEEEVTYTFTVRAQTTVDYGPGVSENVTTGPQDGSPVAPRDLILTKTLSSVEMHWINGPSGRGPILGYLIEAKKREKGDPAFVYDSRWTKIEQTKKGMMQDFTVSYHILMPSTAYTFRVIAYNRYGISFPVYSKDSILTPSKLHLEYGYLQHKPFYRQTWFMVSLAATSIVIIVMVIAVLCVKSKSYKYKQEAQKTLEESMAMSIDERQELALELYRSRHGVGTGTLNSVGTLRSGTLGTLGRKSTHRPPPNVQLGKSPPRPSPASVAYHSDEESLKCYDENPDDSSVTEKPSEVSSSEASQHSESENESVRSDPHSFVNHYANVNDSLRQSWKKTKPVRNYSSYTDSEPEGSAVMSLNGGQIIVNNMARSRAPLPGFSSFV; encoded by the exons GATACCCGCAACCCATGTACCGTTGGCTCAAGGACGGCGTGCCAGTGGGCGACTTCTCGTCCAGCCAGTTCTACCGCTTCCACAGTACGCGGCGCGAGGATGCGGGCAGCTACCAGTGCATCGCCAGGAACGATGCCGGATCCATATTGAGCGAGAAGAGCGATGTTGTGGTGGCCT ATATGGGCGTCTTTGAGAATACCACCGAGGGACGGCTGACGGTGACCAGCGGCCATCCGGCGGTCTTCGATATGCCGGCCATAGACTCGGTGCCGACGCCCTCGGTGATGTGGCAGTCGGAGGACGGGCCCCTCAACTACGACATCAAGTACGCCTTCACCCAGGCCAACCAGCTGATCATCCTGAGCGCCGGCGAGGGCGACCGGCGGGGCTACCGCGCCCGGGCCACCAACACCCAGCTGGGCAAGGAGGAGAGCAGCGCCTATGTCCATCTGAACGTGAGCGGTGACCCGTTCGTGGAGGTGGCGCCCGAGATCATTGTACGGCCGCAGGACGTCAAGGTCAAACTGGGCACCGGCGTCGTCGAGCTGCAGTGCATCGCCAATGCCCGGCCCCTGCACGAGCTGGAGACTCTCTGGCTGAAGGACGGCCTGGCCGTGGAGACCGCCGGCGTCCGGCACACCCTCAACGACCCTTGGAACCGCACCCTGGCCCTCCTGCAGGCCAACAGCTCCCATTCCGGAGAGTACACCTGCCAGGTGCGGCTGCGCAGCGGCGGCTATCCGCCAGTGAGCGCCTCGGCCCGCCTACAGATCCTCGAGCCGCCCGTCTTCTTCACGCCGATGCGGGCGGAGACGTTCGGGGAGTTTGGCGGACAGGTGCAGCTGCCCTGCGACGTGGTGGGCGAGCCCACGCCCCAGGTCCGGTGGTTCCGGAACGCAGAGTCGGTGGACGCCCACATCGAAAGCGGAAG ATATGCACTGAGCACGGACAACACCCTGGTGATCAAGAAGCTGGTCCTGGACGACGCCGCCATGTTCCAGTGCCTGGCGAGCAACGAGGCCGGCGAGAACTCGGCCAGCACCTGGCTGCGCGTGAAAA CAGACACCGCCAAGAAACGCGTCAAACGCCTGGCCCAGCCCCGTATCCTCAGGGTAAGAGCTTCGCATGCTGGCTTGGGATCGGGATCGGGATCGGGAGCGGAAAGGGGCTCGGGCTCAGGATCGGGAACTGGTACCATTGGTAAACGCAAGGACTTCCGCTTTG CCTCGGCCCCCGTGCTGGAGCAGCCGCCGCAGAATGTGACCGCCCTGGACGGTAAGGACGCAACGATATCTTGCCGGGCCGTGGGATCCCCCAATCCGAACATCACCTGGATATACAACG AAACCCAACTGGTGGAGATCTCCAGCCGGGTGCAGATACTCGAATCCGGTGACCTGCTCATCTCGAACATCCGCCCCACCGACGCCGGGCTGTACATCTGTGTGCGGGCCAACGAGGCGGGCAGCGTCAAGGGCGAGGCCTTCCTGAGTGTACTGG TGCGGACACAAATCATCCAGCCGCCGGTGGACACAACGGTGCTACTAGGACTCACCGCCACGCTGCAGTGCAAGGTGTCGAGCGACCCCAGTGTCCCGTACAATATCGACTGGTACCGCGAGGGTCAGGCGGCGCCCATCAGCAACTCCCAGCGGGTCGGGGTGCAGGCCGACGGCCAGCTGGAGATCCAGGCGGTGCGAGCCAGCGATGTGGGCAGCTACGCCTGCGTGGTGACCTCCCCCGGCGGTAACGAGACCCGGGCCGCCCGACTGAGCGTCATCGAGCTGCCGTTCCCGCCCAGCAACGTGAAGGTGGAACGCCTGCCGGAGCCACTCCAACGCAGCATCAACGTGTCCTGGACACCCGGCTTCGATGGCAACAGTCCCATATCCCAATTTATTATCCAGCGACGTGAGGTCTCCGAATTGG GTCCAGTGCCAGATCCACTCCTCAACTGGATCACCGAGCTGAGCAACGTCTCCGCCGAACAGCGATGGATCCTCCTGGAGAACCTCAAGGCGGCCACCGTCTACCAGTTTCGGGTCAGCGCCGTGAACCGAGTCGGTGAGGGTTCGCCCTCGGAGCCCAGCAACGTCGTCGAACTGCCCCAGGAGG CTCCCTCGGGACCGCCCGTGGGATTCGTTGGCTCCGCCCGGTCCATGTCGGAGATCATCACCCAGTGGCAGCCGCCTTTGGAGGAGCACCGCAACGGCCAGATCCTGGGCTACATCCTGCGCTACCGACTCTTTGGGTACAATAATGTGCCGTGGTCCTACCAGAACATCACCAACGAGGCGCAGCGCAACTTCCTCATCCAGGAGCTGATCACCTGGAAGGACTACATCGTCCAGATCGCCGCCTACAACAATATGGGCGTGGGCGTCTACACCGAGGGCTCCAAGATCAAGACCAAGGAGGGCGTACCCGAGGCCCCGCCCACGAAGGTGCGGGTCCAGGCGCTCAACTCCACGGCGGCCAGGGTAAGCTGGATTCCGCCCAATCCGCAGCAGATCAACGGCATCAACCAGGGGTACAAGATCCAGGCCTGGCAGCGTCGGGACATCGACGGCGAGTGGCGGGACTTTGAGAAGCGAATGATGACGGTGCCGCCCAGCCTGATAGACCCGCTGGCGGAGCAGACCGCCGTGCTGGGCGGCCTGGAGAAGTTCGCCGAGTACAATGTCAGTGTGCTCTGCTTCACGGATCCCGGCGACGGCGTGGCCAGCCAGCAGGTGCCGGTAAAGACCCTGGACGATGTACCGGACGAGGTGACGGCCCTGCACTTCGACGATGTGTCGGACCGGTCGGTGAAGGTGCTGTGGGCACCGCCACGCTTCTCCAACGGCATCCTCACGGGCTACACGGTGCGCTACCAGGTGAAGGACCGCCCGGATACGATGAAGGCGGTCAACCTGACGGCTGAGGACACGGAGCTGACGGTGGAGCAGCTGCAGGCCACGACCCACTACTGGTTCGAGATCTGCGCCTGGACGCGGGTGGGCAGCGGCGCACCCAAATCGGCCACCATTCAGTCCGGGGTGGAGCCCGTCCTGCCCCACGCCCCGACCAACCTGGCCCTCTCCAACATCGAGGCCTTCTCGGTGGTGCTCCAGTTCACGCCCGGCTTCGACGGCAACTCCAGCATCACCAAGTGGAAGGTGGAGGGCCAGACGGCGCGCAACATGACCTGGTTCACCATCTGCGAGATCAACGACCCCGACGCGGAGACCCTCACGGTCACCGGCCTGATGCCGTTCACCCAGTACCGCCTGCGCCTCAGCGCCACCAACGTGGTGGGCAGCTCACGGCCCTCGGACGCCACCAAGGACTTCCAGACCATCCAGGCCAGGCCCAAGCATGCTCCCTTCAACGTCACGGTCCGGGCGATGAGTGCCCAGCAGCTGCGGGTGCGGTGGATTCCCCTCCAGCAGACGGAGTGGTACGGCAACCCGCGCGGCTACAACATCTCCTACAAGCCACTGGAGAAGACACCCGGCGCCGTTCGGGGCGTGCCCCGTTCGGTGGTGATCGAGGACCACACGGCCAACTCGCACGTCCTGGAGGGCCTCGAGGAGTGGACCGTGTACGAGGTGCGGATGAACGCCTGCAACGATGTGGGCTGCTCCCGGGAGAGCGGCACTGCCGTGGAAAGGACTCGCGAGGCGACGCCCAGCTACGGGCCCCTGGACGTGCAGGCGAACGCCACCTCTTCCACCACGGTGGTGGTGCGCTGGGGCGAGGTGCCCAAGCAGCACCGCAACGGCCAGATCGACGGCTATAAGGTGTTCTATGCCGCCGCGGACCGCGCCGGCCAGCCGGTGCTCCATAAGACCATCCCCAGCAACTCGACCTTCACCACCACGCTGACGGAGCTGAAGAAGTTCGTCGTCTACCACGTCCAGGTGCTGGCCTACACGCGCCTGGGCAACGGCGCCCTCAGCGCCCCGCCCATCCGGGTGCAGACCTTCGAGGACACCCCCGGCGTTCCGTCGAACGTCAGCTTCCCGGACGTCACCCTGACCATGGCGCGCATTATCTGGGACGACCCGATAGACCCCAACGGCGAGATCCAGGCCTACCAGGTCACCTACACCCTGAACGGCAGCGCCAACCTCAACTACAGCCGCGAGTTCCCGCCCTCGGACCGCACCTTCCGGGCCACCCAGCTGCTGCCGGAGAAGTACTACAGCTTCAGCGTGACGGCCCAGACCCGGCTCGGCTGGGGCAAGACAGCCACCGCCCTCGTGTACACCACCAACAACCGGGAGCGACCCCAGGCGCCATCCGTGCCTCAGGTGTCGCGCAGCCAGATCCAGGCCCACCAGATCACCTTCAGCTGGACGCCAGGGCGGGACGGGTTCGCCCCGCTCCGCTACTACACGGTGGAGATGCGCGAGAACGAGGGCCGCTGGCAGCCGCTGCCCGAGCGCGTCGACCCCCTGCTGAGCTCCTACACGGCCCTCGGCCTGCGCCCCCACACCACCTACCAGTTCCGCATCCAGGCCACCAACGACCTGGGACCCTCGGCCTTCAGTCGCGAGAGCGTGGTGGTGCGGACCCTGCCGGCGGCACCCGCCGTCGGAGTGGGCGGTCTGAAGGTGGTGCCCATCACCACCACCTCGGTGCGGGTGCAGTGGAGCGCCCTGGAGACGGGCATGTGGAACGGTGATGCTGCCACCGGTGGCTACCGGATCCTCTACCAGCAGCTCTCCGACTTTCCCACCGCCCTGCAGTCCACCCCCAAGACGGACGTGCTGGGCATCAACGTGAACAGCGTGGTGCTCGCCGACCTCCAGCAGGACCGCAACTACGAGATCGTGGTGCTGCCCTTCAACTCCCAGGGCCCCGGTCCGGCCACTCCGCCGGCGGCGGTTTACGTGGGCGAGGCAGTGCCCACCGGAGAGCCCCGCGCCGTGGACGCCGCACCCATTTCCAGCACCGAGGTGCGCCTGCTGTGGAAGCCCCCGAAGCAGAGCATGCAGAACGGCGACATCCTGGGCTACAAGATCTTCTACCTGGTGACCTACTCGCCGCAGGCCCTGGAGCCGGGCCGCAAGTGGGAGGAGGAGATCGAGGTGGTCTCCGCCACGGCCACCTCGCACAGCCTGGTCTTCCTGGACAAGTTCACCGAGTACCGCATCCAGCTGCTGGCCTTCAATCCCGCCGGCGACGGTCCCCGCTCCGCCCCCATCACGGTGAAGACCCTGCCCGGTGTGCCGAGTGCGCCCCTGAACCTCCGGTTCGCGGACATTACGATGCAGAGTCTGGAGGTGACCTGGGACCCGCCCAAGTTCCTCAACGGCGAGATCCTGGGCTACCTGGTGACCTACGAGACCACGGAGGAGAACGAGA AATTCAGCAAGCAGGTGAAGCAAAAGGTGTCCAACACCACGCTCCGGGTGCAGAACCTCGAGGAGGAGGTCACCTACACCTTCACGGTGCGCGCCCAGACCACGGTGGACTACGGGCCGGGGGTAAGTGAGAACGTGACCACCGGACCCCAGGACGGCTCTCCGGTGGCACCGCGGGACCTCATCCTAACCAAGACGCTGTCCAGCGTGGAGATGCACTGGATCAACGGGCCCTCGGGCCGGGGCCCCATCCTGGGCTACCTGATCGAGGCCAAGAAGCGAG AAAAAGGAGATCCGGCGTTTGTTT ACGACTCTCGATGGACCAAGATCGAGCAAACCAAGAAGGGAATGATGCAGGACTTCACCGTCAGCTACCACATCCTGATGCCCTCGACGGCCTACACCTTCCGGGTGATCGCCTACAACCGGTACGGCATCTCCTTCCCCGTCTACTCCAAGGACTCGATACTGACGCCCTCAAAGCTGCATTTGGAGTATGGATACCTGCAGCATAAGCCCTTCTATCGGCAGACCTGGTTCATGGTCTCCCTGGCGGCCACTTCCATCGTGATCATCGTAATGGTGATCGCGGTGCTGTGTGTCAAGAGCAAGAGCTACAAGTACAAGC AGGAGGCCCAGAAGACGCTGGAGGAGTCGATGGCCATGTCGATTGACGAGCGCCAGGAACTGGCTTTGGAGCTGTACCGCTCCCGGCACGGCGTCGGCACCGGAACCCTCAACAGCGTGGGCACCTTGAGGAGCGGCACTCTGGGCACCCTGGGCCGGAAGTCCACCCACCGGCCGCCGCCCAACGTCCAGCTGGGCAAGAGCCCGCCGCGCCCGTCGCCCGCCTCCGTGGCCTACCACAGCGACGAGGAGAGCCTGAAGTGCTACGACGAGAATCCCGACGACAGCAGCGTGACGGAGAAGCCCTCGGAGGTCAGCAGCTCGGAGGCGTCCCAG CACTCGGAGAGCGAGAACGAGAGCGTCCGCAGCGATCCCCACTCGTTCGTCAACCACTACGCCAATGTAAACGACTCCCTGCGCCAGTCGTGGAAGAAGACGAAGCCGGTGCGAAACTACTCCAGCTACACCGACTCGGAGCCGGAGGGCAGCGCTGTGATGAGTCTCAATGGTGGCCAGATCATCGTCAATAACATGGCCCGGTCGAGGGCGCCGCTGCCCGGCTTCTCCTCGTTTGTCTGA